From a single Brassica rapa cultivar Chiifu-401-42 chromosome A01, CAAS_Brap_v3.01, whole genome shotgun sequence genomic region:
- the LOC103858586 gene encoding dof zinc finger protein DOF4.4 → MDNSNVVVRGNRQVNEEKPPPRVCPRCSSDNTKFCFYNNYRVTQPRYNCRNCRRFWTHGGALRDVPIGGRARKIKHIDQPSVSQVVPDEIQQVNHHQPFSHVQETTQFLEPFGGSSSSAVVGNHFSSLPETHGDMMLPTRSIPPMDLFDGLFHQGYYGAGLNNFVGNHLMNQSIGGHVDNYNSYRVNQENPNMRNQSFTNTMIMNHNVGTSERRGYPRIDHMINNNNNNNNNKSVFRSSYH, encoded by the coding sequence ATGGATAACTCGAATGTGGTCGTTAGGGGAAACCGTCAAGTGAATGAAGAGAAGCCTCCTCCGCGAGTGTGTCCAAGGTGTAGCTCAGACAACACCAAGTTCTGTTTCTACAACAACTATAGAGTGACTCAACCTCGCTACAACTGCAGGAACTGTCGCCGATTCTGGACTCATGGTGGAGCTTTAAGGGACGTACCAATTGGTGGAAGAGCCCGCAAAATCAAGCATATAGATCAGCCATCTGTTTCTCAGGTGGTTCCTGATGAGATCCAGCAGGTTAATCATCACCAACCTTTCTCACATGTTCAAGAAACAACCCAGTTTCTTGAACCATTTGGtggttcttcttcctctgctgTTGTTGGGAACCATTTCAGTTCGTTGCCTGAAACTCATGGTGATATGATGCTTCCAACTCGAAGTATTCCACCGATGGATCTCTTTGATGGATTGTTTCACCAAGGTTATTACGGTGCTGGACTCAATAATTTTGTTGGTAATCATTTGATGAACCAATCAATTGGTGGACATGTTGATAACTATAACAGTTACCGCGTGAACCAAGAGAATCCAAACATGCGAAACCAGAGCTTCACCAACACCATGATCATGAACCATAATGTCGGCACTAGTGAAAGAAGAGGATATCCACGCATTGATCACatgatcaacaacaacaacaacaacaacaacaacaagtctGTGTTTAGATCCTCCTATCATTAG